One Blattabacterium cuenoti DNA window includes the following coding sequences:
- a CDS encoding zinc ribbon domain-containing protein, protein MENKKKSDLSVVEKLRTLYNIQLIDSHIDEIRDFRLNIPIEIQNLKEELEKMKKQLESVHHEILSLKENIDKQNKIKKYSDFLIQKYEKQKDNIKNNKELYSIEKEIDYQKLEIQLSKKRIKEINLNIHKKKEILEKKEEFFKDKKEHFLHKKKELNQILLENEKEEKILLEKKIYISKKIDPNLLKIYKKIRKGVKNGIAVAPVQRGAPLGSYLAITPQKYSELIQRNKLLIDEHSGRILIDAELAEEEKKKYFSKKKTEKN, encoded by the coding sequence ATGGAAAATAAGAAAAAATCAGATCTCTCTGTGGTAGAGAAACTAAGAACTTTATATAATATACAATTAATAGATTCGCATATAGATGAAATACGAGATTTTCGTCTCAATATTCCTATAGAGATACAAAATTTGAAAGAAGAACTTGAAAAAATGAAAAAACAATTAGAATCCGTTCATCACGAAATTTTGTCTCTCAAAGAGAATATAGACAAACAAAATAAAATTAAAAAATATTCAGATTTTTTGATTCAAAAATATGAAAAACAAAAGGATAATATAAAAAACAACAAAGAATTATATTCTATTGAAAAAGAAATTGATTATCAAAAATTAGAAATTCAACTCTCTAAAAAAAGAATTAAAGAAATTAATTTAAATATTCATAAGAAAAAAGAAATTTTAGAAAAAAAAGAAGAATTTTTTAAAGATAAAAAAGAACATTTTCTTCATAAAAAAAAAGAATTAAATCAGATTCTTTTAGAAAATGAAAAAGAAGAAAAAATTTTATTAGAAAAAAAAATATATATATCTAAAAAAATAGATCCTAATTTATTAAAAATTTACAAAAAAATAAGAAAAGGAGTAAAAAATGGAATAGCAGTTGCACCAGTACAAAGAGGAGCTCCATTAGGTTCTTATCTTGCAATAACTCCTCAAAAATATTCAGAACTTATACAACGTAATAAACTTTTAATTGACGAACATAGTGGAAGAATATTGATAGACGCTGAATTAGCTGAAGAAGAAAAGAAAAAATATTTTTCAAAAAAGAAAACAGAAAAAAATTAA
- a CDS encoding thioredoxin family protein, protein MVQTYSSNEIQKIKIKDFELLESNSGKKKFIKDYFSNKATVIMFICNHCPYVKHINTELVRLANDYIQKGVSFLAINSNDIEKYPEDSPEIMKEISHKLRYSFPYFFDETQEVAKYYGAKCTPEFFIFNATGDLCYHGQLDDSRPNNKIPVTGSDVRNVLEKLLSKREIKKTTKPSCGCNIKWKK, encoded by the coding sequence ATGGTACAAACTTACTCTTCTAATGAAATTCAAAAAATAAAAATAAAAGATTTTGAATTATTAGAATCAAATTCTGGTAAGAAAAAATTTATTAAAGATTATTTCTCAAATAAGGCGACTGTAATTATGTTTATTTGCAATCACTGTCCGTATGTTAAACATATTAATACAGAATTAGTTCGTTTAGCAAACGATTATATCCAAAAAGGAGTTAGCTTTTTAGCTATCAATTCCAATGATATAGAAAAATATCCAGAAGATTCTCCTGAAATAATGAAAGAAATATCTCATAAATTACGTTATTCATTTCCTTATTTTTTTGACGAGACACAAGAAGTAGCCAAATATTATGGAGCTAAATGTACCCCTGAATTTTTCATATTTAATGCTACAGGTGATTTATGTTACCATGGTCAATTAGATGATTCTAGACCCAACAATAAAATACCAGTTACAGGATCAGATGTAAGAAACGTCTTAGAAAAACTTTTAAGTAAAAGAGAAATAAAAAAAACTACTAAACCTAGTTGCGGGTGTAATATTAAATGGAAAAAATAA
- a CDS encoding DHH family phosphoesterase, with translation MFFSKINGKEKKKIVLLPHIYPDGDALGSSLALLLFLRKLKHDVELISPTEYSDFFKWLPGSKEILVFSETTKYLVEKKIEDSDYIFFVDFNNYSRINPLNKFLLVAKAKKILIDHHPYPFSFDFMFSDPKASATSILVFRLISQMNHLDKIDKKIATCLYLGIMTDTGSFRFPSVTSETHFIAGKLIEKGIDINNIYNHLLYEKYNENKLKLLSKALEKLKVMEKYRTAYTSINSSDIHFYSYKKGDTEGIITYGLGIKNVVFSVFFFEENEGDPIRISFRSRGNFDVNQFARRHFGGGGHKNAAGGTLEKTLFESIEYFLNIIPNYHKNLIFSI, from the coding sequence ATGTTTTTTTCTAAGATTAACGGAAAAGAAAAAAAAAAAATCGTATTATTACCCCATATTTATCCAGATGGAGATGCTTTAGGTTCTTCTTTAGCTCTTTTATTGTTTTTAAGAAAACTAAAACATGATGTAGAATTGATATCTCCTACAGAATATTCTGATTTTTTTAAATGGTTACCTGGTAGCAAGGAAATTCTTGTGTTTTCAGAAACAACTAAATATTTGGTAGAAAAAAAAATTGAAGATTCAGATTACATTTTTTTTGTAGATTTTAATAATTATTCAAGAATCAACCCCCTAAATAAATTTTTATTAGTTGCTAAAGCAAAAAAAATATTAATAGATCATCATCCATATCCATTTTCTTTTGATTTTATGTTTTCAGATCCAAAAGCTTCAGCTACAAGTATTTTAGTATTTAGATTGATATCTCAAATGAATCATTTAGATAAAATAGATAAAAAAATAGCAACGTGTTTATACCTTGGGATAATGACTGATACAGGTTCTTTTCGTTTTCCTTCTGTTACGTCCGAAACTCACTTTATTGCAGGAAAATTAATAGAAAAAGGAATTGATATAAATAATATCTATAATCATTTATTATATGAAAAATATAATGAAAACAAGTTAAAACTTTTATCTAAGGCATTGGAAAAGTTAAAAGTTATGGAAAAATATCGTACCGCTTACACAAGTATCAATTCATCTGATATTCATTTTTACTCCTATAAAAAAGGAGATACAGAAGGAATTATTACTTATGGTTTAGGGATAAAAAATGTTGTTTTTTCTGTTTTCTTTTTTGAAGAAAATGAAGGGGATCCAATCAGAATTTCTTTCCGTTCAAGAGGGAATTTTGATGTCAATCAATTTGCTAGAAGACATTTTGGAGGAGGAGGTCATAAAAATGCAGCAGGTGGCACTTTAGAAAAAACCCTATTTGAATCTATTGAATATTTTTTAAATATAATTCCCAATTACCATAAAAATCTTATTTTTTCCATTTAA
- a CDS encoding CCA tRNA nucleotidyltransferase encodes MNLVSALQNKKIFRIVRDSSKKIQQDCYVVGGYVRDFLLGKNDSKDLDILTIGEAIPLAQEVSKHITPSPKINVFKRFGTAMLEYNNQKIEFVGSRKESYSFHSRNPVIEFGSLQDDQKRRDFTINALAISLNENNYGELIDPFGGFLDLKKKILKTPLNSDITYSDDPLRMMRAIRFATQLKFFIEKSSFLSIIKNKNRINIVSTERIVEEFNKILLSKNPSIGLFLLYKSGLLSIILPELTLLKGIEKKNGYKHKDNFYHTLQVLDNISQEETSSLWLRWSALLHDIGKFYTKKFLPNIGWCFHSHEFVGSKMVPNIFQRLKLSKGIHMKYVKKIIQNSYRPVALIEKNTSDSAIRRLLFDMGKDIGDLIKLCIADITTKNVERKNKYKRNFHSLMKRIKELEKKDRIKNWKSPISGNDIMKAFHINPCRKIGIIKDFIKESILEGIIPNEFDSAYFIMLKKGEELGLKKKDENKN; translated from the coding sequence ATGAATTTAGTTTCTGCTCTTCAGAATAAAAAAATATTCCGTATTGTTAGAGATTCATCAAAAAAAATACAACAAGATTGTTACGTAGTGGGAGGTTACGTTCGTGATTTTTTATTGGGTAAAAATGATTCAAAAGATTTAGATATTTTAACTATAGGAGAAGCAATTCCCTTGGCCCAAGAAGTTTCCAAACATATAACTCCTTCTCCTAAAATAAATGTATTTAAACGTTTCGGAACAGCAATGTTAGAATATAACAATCAAAAAATAGAATTTGTAGGTTCCAGAAAAGAATCGTATTCTTTTCACAGTCGTAATCCAGTTATAGAATTCGGATCATTGCAAGATGATCAGAAACGAAGAGATTTTACAATTAACGCTTTGGCTATTAGTTTGAACGAAAATAATTATGGAGAATTGATAGATCCATTTGGAGGTTTTTTAGATTTAAAGAAAAAAATTTTAAAAACTCCATTAAATTCAGATATTACTTATTCTGATGATCCATTGAGAATGATGAGAGCAATTCGTTTTGCTACTCAGCTTAAATTTTTTATTGAAAAATCTTCATTTTTATCTATAATAAAAAATAAAAATAGAATTAATATTGTTTCTACAGAAAGAATTGTTGAAGAATTCAATAAGATTCTTTTGTCTAAGAATCCTTCTATAGGATTATTTTTATTGTATAAATCTGGATTGTTATCAATTATATTACCAGAACTAACCTTATTAAAAGGAATAGAGAAAAAAAATGGATACAAACATAAGGATAATTTTTATCATACACTGCAAGTGTTAGATAATATTAGTCAAGAAGAAACGAGCTCTCTTTGGTTAAGATGGTCAGCTTTACTTCATGATATAGGAAAATTTTATACTAAAAAATTTTTACCAAATATAGGTTGGTGTTTTCATTCACATGAATTTGTAGGATCTAAAATGGTTCCTAATATTTTTCAAAGATTAAAGTTATCGAAAGGAATTCATATGAAATATGTAAAAAAAATAATACAGAATAGTTATAGACCTGTTGCATTAATAGAAAAAAATACTAGCGATTCTGCTATTCGTAGATTATTGTTTGATATGGGGAAAGATATAGGAGATTTAATCAAATTATGTATAGCAGACATTACTACAAAAAATGTAGAAAGAAAAAATAAGTATAAAAGAAATTTCCATTCTTTAATGAAAAGAATTAAAGAATTAGAAAAAAAAGATAGGATAAAAAATTGGAAATCGCCCATATCAGGAAACGATATTATGAAAGCTTTTCATATCAATCCATGTAGAAAAATAGGGATCATAAAAGATTTTATTAAAGAGTCTATTTTGGAAGGAATAATTCCAAATGAATTTGATTCTGCTTATTTTATTATGTTAAAAAAAGGAGAAGAATTAGGATTAAAAAAAAAGGATGAAAATAAAAACTGA
- a CDS encoding L-threonylcarbamoyladenylate synthase translates to MFEFEEEIEKSVFFLKKGKCLLYPTDTVWGLGCDAFNLHAVKKIYKMKNRNFSKSMIILVENMDRLCELVERIPNFVRKLIDENNHFIKKPITIIYENIRKTVINFNNNSTLAIRLTKDPFCTHLISKLDRPIISTSANLSGFPTPKCFSEITNSILNQVDYAVDFCSKKEEKSRYNASSILKIVPNNQIKILRM, encoded by the coding sequence ATGTTTGAATTTGAAGAAGAAATAGAAAAAAGTGTTTTCTTTTTAAAAAAAGGAAAGTGTTTGTTGTATCCTACAGATACAGTATGGGGATTAGGTTGTGATGCTTTTAATTTACATGCTGTAAAGAAAATATACAAAATGAAGAATAGAAATTTTTCTAAATCCATGATAATTTTAGTAGAAAATATGGATCGTTTGTGTGAATTAGTAGAAAGAATTCCTAATTTCGTTAGAAAATTAATAGATGAGAATAATCATTTTATAAAAAAACCTATTACTATTATATACGAAAATATTCGTAAAACAGTTATAAATTTTAATAACAACAGTACTTTAGCTATCCGTTTAACAAAGGATCCATTTTGTACTCATTTAATTAGTAAATTAGATAGACCGATAATATCTACCTCTGCTAATTTATCAGGATTTCCTACTCCTAAATGTTTTTCTGAAATTACTAATTCTATTTTAAATCAAGTCGATTATGCTGTTGACTTTTGTAGTAAAAAAGAAGAAAAATCTAGATATAATGCTTCTTCTATTCTCAAAATAGTTCCAAACAATCAAATTAAAATATTACGTATGTAA
- a CDS encoding 2,3,4,5-tetrahydropyridine-2,6-dicarboxylate N-succinyltransferase gives MKNLKSKIEKYWNRKEIWSTDRQIQDGVIETIDHIEQGAIRVSEFLNGKWIVNEWIKKAIIMYFSVRKMNLVKLGPLEFYDKIPIKNRFKDKGIRVVPHAVARYGSYISPGVILMPSYVNIGSYIGENTMIDTWATVGSCAQIGSRVHVSGGVGIGGVLEPIQASPVIIEDDVFIGSRCILVEGVLIEKEAVLGANVVLTSSTKIFDVTNEKPIEMQGMVPKSSVVIPGSYPKKFPSGVYHIPCALIIGKRKESTNKKTSLNEALRTHNIVN, from the coding sequence GTGAAAAACCTTAAATCAAAAATAGAAAAATATTGGAATAGGAAAGAAATATGGAGTACTGATCGGCAAATACAAGATGGAGTTATTGAAACAATTGATCATATAGAACAGGGAGCTATAAGGGTTTCTGAGTTTTTAAATGGAAAATGGATAGTGAATGAATGGATAAAAAAAGCTATTATTATGTATTTCTCTGTTAGAAAAATGAATTTAGTAAAATTGGGGCCATTAGAATTTTATGATAAAATTCCTATTAAAAATAGATTCAAAGATAAAGGAATTCGGGTGGTTCCTCATGCTGTAGCTCGATATGGTTCTTATATTTCTCCTGGAGTTATTCTTATGCCTTCTTATGTCAATATAGGATCATATATAGGAGAAAATACCATGATAGATACATGGGCTACAGTGGGAAGCTGCGCGCAAATTGGGAGTCGTGTTCATGTAAGTGGTGGAGTAGGAATAGGAGGAGTTTTAGAACCAATACAAGCTTCTCCAGTCATTATAGAAGATGATGTTTTTATTGGCTCTAGATGTATTTTAGTGGAAGGTGTTCTTATAGAAAAAGAAGCCGTGTTAGGTGCAAATGTTGTTTTAACCTCATCTACTAAAATTTTTGATGTTACAAATGAAAAACCTATAGAAATGCAAGGAATGGTGCCTAAATCTTCTGTAGTTATCCCTGGATCTTATCCCAAAAAATTTCCATCAGGAGTTTATCACATTCCTTGTGCGTTAATTATAGGAAAAAGAAAAGAGAGTACTAACAAAAAAACTTCTTTAAATGAAGCCTTAAGAACACATAATATTGTGAATTAA
- a CDS encoding RuvX/YqgF family protein, giving the protein MKMKKILGIDYGHVITGLSITDSKQIFAFGLNAIPTKKLMSFLDMILNNEKIEKIVIGLPKTLRNKNSLIEKSIQKFIFEFHKKYPKIIIERFDERFTSKMAFYTMIELGLKKKKENKK; this is encoded by the coding sequence ATGAAAATGAAAAAAATATTAGGAATCGATTACGGACATGTAATCACGGGTTTGTCTATCACAGATTCTAAACAAATATTTGCATTTGGTCTCAATGCAATTCCAACTAAAAAGTTAATGAGTTTTTTAGATATGATTTTAAATAATGAGAAAATAGAAAAAATTGTTATTGGATTACCAAAAACATTAAGAAATAAAAATTCTTTAATAGAAAAATCTATTCAAAAATTTATTTTTGAATTTCATAAAAAATATCCTAAAATTATTATCGAACGATTCGATGAACGGTTTACATCTAAAATGGCTTTTTATACTATGATAGAATTAGGATTGAAAAAAAAAAAAGAAAACAAAAAATGA
- the def gene encoding peptide deformylase, with protein sequence MVLPIVTYGNPILRKKCLDLDIFSCCYSKKKEINQLIKDMFETMHSMKGIGLAAPQIGKRIKLFIIEVEMMHTLDDEKKKIDRIDNSSYKEVFINARILKYYGKECNLYEGCLSIPGIMGFVKRKSNVLIEYYDQNLKKKRKIFQGICARVILHEYDHLNGKLFIDYFSSLKKKIIRKKLIKLLKKDKKIYKNTMK encoded by the coding sequence ATGGTTTTACCTATAGTTACTTATGGAAATCCTATTCTCAGAAAAAAATGTTTAGACTTAGACATTTTTTCTTGTTGTTATAGTAAAAAAAAAGAAATAAATCAATTAATAAAAGATATGTTTGAAACTATGCATTCCATGAAAGGAATAGGATTAGCAGCTCCTCAAATTGGAAAAAGGATCAAACTTTTTATAATAGAAGTAGAAATGATGCATACGTTAGATGATGAAAAAAAAAAAATAGATAGAATAGATAATTCTTCTTATAAAGAGGTTTTTATTAACGCTAGAATATTAAAATACTATGGTAAAGAATGTAATTTGTATGAAGGATGTCTTAGTATTCCTGGAATAATGGGATTTGTAAAAAGAAAATCCAATGTATTAATAGAATATTATGATCAAAATTTGAAAAAAAAAAGAAAAATTTTTCAAGGAATATGTGCTAGAGTTATTTTACATGAATATGATCATCTGAATGGAAAACTTTTTATAGATTATTTTTCTTCTTTGAAAAAAAAAATAATAAGAAAAAAACTCATTAAGTTGTTAAAAAAGGACAAAAAAATTTATAAAAATACTATGAAATAA
- the rplT gene encoding 50S ribosomal protein L20, whose translation MPRSTNAVSSRKRRKKILKLAKGFYGARSKVYTVAKNAVEKSFCYAFSGRKKKKRDFRSLWIQRINAGIRQYGMSYSVFMKKLSDKNIKLNRKVLSDFSMNDPDTFKKLVDHIIS comes from the coding sequence ATGCCTAGATCTACAAATGCCGTTTCTTCTCGAAAAAGAAGAAAAAAAATACTCAAATTAGCGAAAGGTTTTTATGGAGCAAGAAGCAAAGTTTATACCGTTGCTAAAAATGCAGTGGAAAAATCTTTTTGTTATGCTTTTTCAGGGAGAAAGAAAAAAAAAAGAGATTTTAGATCGCTTTGGATTCAAAGGATTAATGCGGGGATTCGACAATATGGGATGTCTTATTCAGTTTTTATGAAAAAATTATCCGATAAAAACATTAAACTTAACAGAAAAGTACTTTCTGATTTTTCTATGAATGATCCGGATACTTTCAAAAAGTTAGTAGATCACATTATTTCATAG
- the rpmI gene encoding 50S ribosomal protein L35 yields the protein MPKLKTKSGSKKRFKKTSSGYIKKKHAFKNHLLTKKSKKRKRNLSQFSLLKRSDQKSIKKQLLLL from the coding sequence ATGCCGAAATTAAAAACAAAATCAGGATCTAAAAAAAGATTTAAAAAAACATCTAGTGGATATATAAAAAAAAAACATGCGTTTAAAAATCATCTTTTAACTAAAAAATCTAAAAAAAGAAAAAGAAATCTTTCTCAATTTTCTCTATTGAAGAGATCAGATCAAAAAAGTATAAAAAAACAACTACTTTTACTTTAA
- the infC gene encoding translation initiation factor IF-3: MFRFLPQKKEKHRINTKIDSHKVRLVGVESDSIKNGVYSLQEALQFAREKELDLVEINPKLDPPVCKILDYKKFLYEQKKKKKQFKAKQVKVNTKEIRFGPQIGDHDGKVKIKTAERFLMRGDKVKVFVFFKGRSIVYKDQGKIKLLKFAEEIEEYGKVEQMPVMEGKRMYMILAPKKF; the protein is encoded by the coding sequence ATTTTCCGTTTTTTACCACAAAAAAAGGAGAAGCATAGAATTAATACAAAAATTGATTCCCATAAGGTTCGTTTAGTAGGTGTAGAATCTGATTCCATAAAGAATGGAGTTTATTCTTTACAAGAGGCACTTCAATTTGCCAGAGAGAAAGAATTGGATTTGGTTGAAATTAATCCTAAACTGGATCCACCAGTGTGTAAAATATTGGATTATAAGAAGTTCTTATATGAACAAAAAAAGAAAAAAAAACAATTTAAAGCAAAACAAGTTAAAGTAAATACTAAAGAAATAAGATTTGGGCCACAAATCGGAGATCATGACGGAAAAGTCAAAATAAAAACTGCTGAAAGATTTTTAATGCGGGGAGATAAAGTGAAAGTATTTGTTTTTTTTAAAGGCCGTTCTATTGTTTACAAAGATCAAGGAAAAATTAAATTATTAAAATTTGCAGAAGAAATTGAAGAATACGGGAAAGTCGAACAAATGCCAGTTATGGAAGGAAAAAGAATGTATATGATATTAGCTCCAAAAAAATTTTGA
- the thrS gene encoding threonine--tRNA ligase, producing the protein MSDNDNSKDSSNIIDHRKIGKKLKFFIFSDRVGMGLPLWLPRGTIFRKNLEEFLNDIQKKSGYEMIVTPHIGHKKLYVQSGHWNKYGKDSFKPIQTPHKKEEFLLKPMNCPHHCEIYRSQEWSYRDLPKRFAEFGTVYRYEQTGELHGLTRVRCFTQDDAHIFCTFDQLLEEFKKVINLVFYVFRHLGFLDHTVRVSLRDPKKNNNFYIGSEKNWKKSEEVILRAVQEEKINASINYGEAAFYGPKLDFLVKDSLGRNWQLGTVQIDYNLPERFDLYYRGKNNEKHRPVMIHRAPFGSLERLIAILIEHTKGNLPFWLAPTQVVILPITDRNIMYAKKILNLMLSYNIRVFIDSRSEKINKKIRDSEDYKIPYMVILGEKEEKNEMISLRRHGVGDIGIFTISNGIKTIFKEKN; encoded by the coding sequence ATGTCAGATAATGATAATTCTAAAGATAGTTCAAATATTATAGATCACAGAAAAATAGGAAAAAAACTAAAGTTTTTTATCTTTTCTGATAGAGTCGGAATGGGATTACCATTGTGGTTGCCTAGAGGAACAATTTTTAGAAAAAATTTAGAAGAATTTTTAAATGATATTCAAAAAAAGTCAGGATATGAAATGATTGTTACCCCACATATTGGACATAAAAAATTATATGTTCAAAGTGGACATTGGAATAAATATGGAAAAGATAGTTTTAAGCCTATTCAAACTCCTCATAAAAAAGAAGAATTTCTTTTAAAACCAATGAATTGTCCTCATCATTGTGAAATTTATAGATCTCAAGAATGGTCATATCGTGATCTTCCTAAACGCTTTGCTGAATTTGGAACAGTATATCGTTATGAACAAACTGGGGAACTTCATGGTCTAACAAGAGTTAGATGTTTTACACAAGATGATGCACATATTTTTTGTACGTTTGATCAATTATTAGAAGAATTTAAGAAAGTAATAAATTTAGTTTTTTACGTATTCCGTCATTTAGGTTTTTTGGATCATACGGTTAGAGTTTCTCTTAGAGACCCCAAAAAAAATAATAATTTCTATATTGGATCTGAGAAAAATTGGAAAAAATCTGAAGAAGTAATTTTAAGAGCAGTTCAAGAAGAAAAAATAAATGCATCCATAAATTATGGAGAAGCGGCTTTTTATGGCCCCAAATTGGATTTTCTTGTAAAAGATTCTTTGGGAAGAAATTGGCAACTAGGAACTGTTCAGATAGATTATAATTTACCTGAAAGGTTTGATTTATATTATAGAGGAAAAAATAATGAAAAACATCGTCCTGTAATGATTCATAGAGCTCCTTTTGGGTCTTTAGAACGTCTTATAGCTATTCTTATAGAACATACAAAAGGAAACCTTCCTTTTTGGTTAGCTCCTACACAGGTAGTTATACTTCCTATCACTGATAGGAATATAATGTATGCGAAAAAAATTTTAAATTTGATGCTAAGTTACAATATTCGTGTATTCATTGATAGTAGAAGTGAAAAAATTAATAAAAAAATAAGAGATTCTGAAGATTATAAAATTCCTTATATGGTCATATTAGGAGAAAAGGAAGAAAAAAATGAGATGATTTCACTCAGACGTCATGGGGTTGGTGACATAGGGATTTTTACAATTTCTAATGGAATAAAAACTATTTTTAAAGAAAAAAATTAA
- a CDS encoding MIP/aquaporin family protein produces MTNMVSEIIGTMILVFLGNGVVANVILSKTKGHGNGGGWLTISIGWALAVFMGILVSYPYSGAHLNPSITIGLAIVGKFSWNLVPSYIFSQFIGAMLGSLLVWILYKDHFLVTKNVQHKLSVFATTPSIKNFYSNFFSEVFTTCSFIFFSFFLTNEKYSVVELGGLLGVAFPLSLMMLGIGLSLGGTTGYAMNPARDLGPRIMHFIIPIPGKGGSDWNYAFIPVLGPIVGSVIASVLYLFFFE; encoded by the coding sequence ATGACAAACATGGTATCAGAAATAATAGGGACAATGATTCTTGTTTTTTTAGGAAATGGAGTTGTCGCAAATGTTATTTTGTCTAAAACAAAAGGACATGGAAATGGGGGGGGGTGGCTGACTATTTCCATTGGATGGGCTTTAGCTGTTTTTATGGGAATTTTAGTTTCCTATCCTTATAGTGGGGCACATTTAAATCCATCTATTACAATAGGATTAGCCATAGTTGGAAAATTTTCTTGGAATCTTGTTCCTTCTTATATTTTTTCTCAATTTATTGGAGCAATGTTAGGATCTTTATTAGTATGGATTTTATATAAAGATCATTTTTTAGTAACTAAAAATGTACAACATAAATTATCTGTTTTCGCAACAACTCCTTCTATAAAAAATTTTTATTCAAATTTTTTCAGCGAAGTTTTTACTACTTGTAGTTTTATATTTTTTTCTTTTTTTCTTACAAATGAAAAATATTCTGTTGTAGAATTGGGGGGGTTATTAGGAGTAGCTTTTCCATTATCTTTAATGATGTTAGGAATTGGATTATCCTTAGGAGGAACTACTGGATATGCTATGAACCCTGCTCGCGATCTGGGTCCAAGAATTATGCATTTTATTATTCCAATACCTGGAAAAGGTGGAAGTGATTGGAATTACGCTTTCATACCTGTATTAGGACCTATTGTAGGAAGCGTAATCGCTTCTGTATTGTATTTATTTTTCTTTGAATAA